The genomic interval CTGGGAGGACGATCCGCAGACCTACGGCGACATCGTGTTCCAGCCCGACGCGCTGCCCGAGCCGGTGGCGCAGAAACCGCTGACCTCAAGCGAGAAAAACAGCCTGTTGCGCTACGGCATCGACGAGCCCCTGCTGTTCGTCGGCCACTACTGGCGCAGCGGCAAGCCGGCGCCGATCCGGCCGAACCTCGCCTGCCTGGACTACAGCGCGGTGCTGTACGGCAAGCTGGTGGCCTATCGTCTGGATCAGGAAACCCGCCTCGATCCGCATAAATTCGTCTGGGTCGACGTCGAGCGGCCGGAGGTGCTGCGATGAGCGCGGTGGCGGTGTTGCGCCTGCCCCTGGCGGCGGATCTGAGCGGTTTCGTCCAACTGCTGCAGCGCATGCAGGTGCCCCACCGCGTCAGCGAAGAGGCGGGCGAGCAGGTGCTGTGGGTGCCGGCGGAGATCAGCGACGACGTGCGTTCGCTCTACGAGCGCTTCCCGGCCGGCGACCCGGACCTGCAGCTGGACATCCCGGCGAGGCAGCCCCTCAGCCGTCCGGGCTTCGTCGAACAGCTGAAGTACGCCAAAGCCACGGCGTCGGTCCTGCTGCTGACGCTGGTCGTCGCCGCACTGACCCTGCTGGGCGACAACCTCGACACGATGCGCTGGCTGACCTTCCTCGAGTTCCGCGTGGTCGGCGAGTACATCCAGTTCACTCCGCTGGCCGACAGCCTGGCGGCGGGGCAGTGGTGGCGGCTGGTCACGCCGATGCTGATCCACTTCGGCATCCTGCACCTGGCCATGAACGGCATGTGGTACTGGGAGCTGGGGCGGCGGATCGAGTCGCGCCAGGGCGGCGTCAACCTGATCGGCCTGACGCTGCTGTTCAGCCTGGTGTCGAACTTCGCCCAATACCTGTTCAGCGGACCGACCCTGTTCGGTGGCCTGTCCGGCGTGCTCTACGGGCTGCTCGGGCACTGCTGGATCTTCCAGCTGCTGGCACCGAACCCCGCCTACCGCCTGCCGCGCGGCGTGCTGGTGATGATGCTGGTGTGGCTGCTGGTGTGTCTGTCCGGGCTGGTTTCGGCGATCGGTTTCGGCCAGATCGCCAACGCCGCCCACGTCGGCGGGCTGTTCATCGGATGCTTCACCGGCCTGTTGGGCGGTTTGTACAACCGCCGTAAACTGGCCGCCTGAACCGTTTACTGGAAAAAGAGACCGGAGACCCTGATGTCCTCTTTCAACGAAATGATCAAAAACATCACCCCGGACATCTACCGCAGCCTGAAGCTGGCGGTGGAGATCGGCAAATGGTCGGACGGCAACAAGCTCACCGCCGAGCAGCGCGAACTGTCGCTGCAGGCGATGATCGCCTGGGAGATCCAGAACCTGCCCGAGGAAGAGCGCACCGGTTACATGGGCCCGCAGGAATGCTCGTCGAAGTCGATCGAAGTGCCGAACATCCTGTTCAAGTCGGACGCCATCCATTGATCGAGATCGGCCGCGGTTCCATCAGCAAGATGTCGGCGCGCCTTGACGGGGCCGACGTGCAGTACGCGTTTCGTCTGGACGGCGTCGAGGTGCCGGTCAACCCGTTGATCGGCAGCACGTTGCGTCTGGAGTACCTGGGTGCGATCCACTGCACCCATTGCGGACGCAAGACCAAGACCAGCTTCAGCCAGGGCTACTGCTACCCGTGCATGACCAGGCTGGCCCAGTGCGACGTGTGCATCATGAGCCCTGAGCGCTGCCACTACGACGCCGGCACCTGCCGGGAGCCCGAGTGGGGCGAAAAATTCTGCATGACCGACCACGTCGTGTACCTGGCCAACTCCTCCGGGATCAAGGTCGGCATCACCCGCGCCACCCAGTTGCCGACCCGCTGGCTCGACCAGGGCGCCAGCCAGGCGCTGCCGATCCTGCGCGTCGCCACCCGCCAGCAGTCGGGGTTCGTCGAGGATCTGCTGCGCACCCAGGTGGCGGACAAGACCAACTGGCGCGCCTTGCTCAAGGGCGATGCCGAGGCGGTGGACCTGGTGCAGGTGCGCGACCGGCTGTTCGACAGCTGCGCCGAAGGCCTGCTGGGCCTGCAGCAGCGATTCGGCCTACAGGCGATTCAGAAAGTGACCGATGTCCAACCGCTGGAAATCCGCTATCCGGTGGAGCAATACCCGGCCAAAATCGTCAGCTTCAACCTGGACAAGAACCCGATTGCCGAAGGCACCCTGTTGGGGGTCAAGGGCCAGTACCTGATCTTCGACACCGGCGTGATCAACATTCGCAAGTACACGGCCTACCAGCTCGCCGTGCATCAATAAGGACGCCAGCATGCGCACCGAACAACCGAAGATGATCTACCTGAAGGACTATCAGGCGCCCGAGTACCTGATCGACGAAACGCACCTGACCTTCGAGTTGTTCGAGGATCACAGCCTGGTGCACGCGCAACTGGTGATGCGCCGCAACCCGGCCCGTGGCCCGGGCCTGCCGCCGCTGGTGCTCGACGGCCAGCAGCTGGAACTGCTGTCGGTGACCCTGGCCGACCGCGAACTGGGCGCCGCCGACTACCAGCTGAGCGACAGCCACCTGACCCTGCATCCGGCCAGCGAGACCTTCACGGTCGACACCAGCGTGCGCATTCACCCGGAGAGCAACACCGCGCTGGAAGGCCTGTACAAGTCCGGCCGCATGTTCTGCACCCAGTGCGAGGCCGAGGGCTTTCGCAAGATCACCTATTACCTCGACCGCCCGGACGTGATGAGCAAGTTCACCACCACCGTGGTGGCCGAGCAGCACAGCTACCCGGTGCTGCTGTCCAACGGCAACCCGGTCGCCTCGGGCCCCGGCGAAGACGGCCGGCACTGGGCAACCTGGGAAGACCCGTTCATGAAGCCGGCCTACCTGTTCGCGCTGGTGGCCGGTGACCTGTGGTGCGTCGAGGACAGCTTCACCACCATGAGCCAGCGCACCGTGGCCCTGCGCATCTATGTCGAGCCGGAAAACATCGACAAGTGCCAGCACGCCATGAACAGCCTGAAGAAGTCCATGCGCTGGGACGAGGAGGTCTACGGCCGCGAGTACGACCTGGACATCTTCATGATCGTCGCCGTGAACGACTTCAACATGGGCGCCATGGAGAACAAGGGCCTCAACATCTTCAACTCCAGCGCCGTGCTGGCCCGCGCCGAGACCGCCACCGACGCCGCGCACCAGCGGGTCGAGGCCATCGTCGCCCACGAATACTTCCACAACTGGTCGGGCAACCGCGTGACCTGCCGCGACTGGTTCCAGCTGTCGCTCAAGGAAGGCTTCACCGTGTTCCGCGACGCCGGTTTCTCCTCGGACATGAACTCGGCCACGGTCAAGCGCATCCAGGACGTGGCGTACCTGCGCACCCATCAGTTCGCCGAAGACGCCGGCCCGATGGCCCACGCCGTGCGCCCGGACAGCTTCATCGAGATCTCCAACTTCTACACCCTGACCGTGTACGAAAAGGGCTCGGAAGTGGTCGGCATGATCCACACGCTGCTGGGCGCCGAGGGCTTTCGCAAGGGCAGCGACCTGTACTTCCAGCGCCACGACGGCCAGGCCGTGACCTGCGACGATTTCGTCAAGGCCATGGAGGACGCCAACGGCGTCGACCTGACCCAGTTCAAGCGCTGGTACAGCCAGGCCGGCACACCGCGCCTGGCGGTGAGCGAGTCCTATGACGCCGCCGCGAAGACCT from Pseudomonas ekonensis carries:
- a CDS encoding rhomboid family intramembrane serine protease, with translation MSAVAVLRLPLAADLSGFVQLLQRMQVPHRVSEEAGEQVLWVPAEISDDVRSLYERFPAGDPDLQLDIPARQPLSRPGFVEQLKYAKATASVLLLTLVVAALTLLGDNLDTMRWLTFLEFRVVGEYIQFTPLADSLAAGQWWRLVTPMLIHFGILHLAMNGMWYWELGRRIESRQGGVNLIGLTLLFSLVSNFAQYLFSGPTLFGGLSGVLYGLLGHCWIFQLLAPNPAYRLPRGVLVMMLVWLLVCLSGLVSAIGFGQIANAAHVGGLFIGCFTGLLGGLYNRRKLAA
- a CDS encoding YeaC family protein, whose protein sequence is MSSFNEMIKNITPDIYRSLKLAVEIGKWSDGNKLTAEQRELSLQAMIAWEIQNLPEEERTGYMGPQECSSKSIEVPNILFKSDAIH
- a CDS encoding DUF2797 domain-containing protein, coding for MIEIGRGSISKMSARLDGADVQYAFRLDGVEVPVNPLIGSTLRLEYLGAIHCTHCGRKTKTSFSQGYCYPCMTRLAQCDVCIMSPERCHYDAGTCREPEWGEKFCMTDHVVYLANSSGIKVGITRATQLPTRWLDQGASQALPILRVATRQQSGFVEDLLRTQVADKTNWRALLKGDAEAVDLVQVRDRLFDSCAEGLLGLQQRFGLQAIQKVTDVQPLEIRYPVEQYPAKIVSFNLDKNPIAEGTLLGVKGQYLIFDTGVINIRKYTAYQLAVHQ
- the pepN gene encoding aminopeptidase N; protein product: MRTEQPKMIYLKDYQAPEYLIDETHLTFELFEDHSLVHAQLVMRRNPARGPGLPPLVLDGQQLELLSVTLADRELGAADYQLSDSHLTLHPASETFTVDTSVRIHPESNTALEGLYKSGRMFCTQCEAEGFRKITYYLDRPDVMSKFTTTVVAEQHSYPVLLSNGNPVASGPGEDGRHWATWEDPFMKPAYLFALVAGDLWCVEDSFTTMSQRTVALRIYVEPENIDKCQHAMNSLKKSMRWDEEVYGREYDLDIFMIVAVNDFNMGAMENKGLNIFNSSAVLARAETATDAAHQRVEAIVAHEYFHNWSGNRVTCRDWFQLSLKEGFTVFRDAGFSSDMNSATVKRIQDVAYLRTHQFAEDAGPMAHAVRPDSFIEISNFYTLTVYEKGSEVVGMIHTLLGAEGFRKGSDLYFQRHDGQAVTCDDFVKAMEDANGVDLTQFKRWYSQAGTPRLAVSESYDAAAKTYSLTFRQSCPPTPDKVEKLPFVIPVELGLLDSQGNALALRLAGEASAQGTSRVISVTEAEQTFTFVDIAGQPLPSLLRGFSAPVKLSFPYSRDQLMFLMQHDSDGFNRWDAGQQLSVLVLQELIAQQQKGEPLVLDPRLVSALRTVLADESLDQAMVAEMLSLPSEAYLTEISETADVDAIHAAREFARRQLADNLFEALWLRYQANRDLSKKTPYVAEAEHFARRALQNIALSYLMLSGKPEVLAATLEQFDTCDNMTERLTALAVLVNSPFEEQKAKALATFAEHFKDNPLVMDQWFSVQAGSTLPGGLARVKALMQHPAFSIKNPNKVRALIGAFAGQNLINFHAADGSGYRFLADLVIELNALNPQIASRQLAPLTRWRKYDSARQALMKGELERILASGQLSSDVYEVVSKSLA